From Aristaeella lactis, the proteins below share one genomic window:
- a CDS encoding ABC transporter ATP-binding protein, with product MASVSLQHIYKVYTGNVTAVSDFCLDIEDKEFIVLVGPSGCGKSTTLRMVAGLEEISDGELYIGDKLVNDVAPKDRDIAMVFQNYALYPHMTVFDNMAFGLKLRKTPKDEIKRRVEEAAKILDIAHLLTRKPKALSGGQRQRVALGRAIVREPKVFLFDEPLSNLDAKLRVAMRTEITKLHQRLQTTFIYVTHDQTEAMTMASRIVVMKDGVVQQVDTPQNLYDYPANEFVAGFIGSPQMNFFNVKLDREGQDVVATFGDNKIVVPEQKVAKFIDESYIGKEVIMGIRPENIHDDEQKLAEFASATIDVDVEVTELMGSETYLYLSTTGKEGNIIARVDPRTSSKAGQKIKIALDTNHLHFFDKETEKTILNK from the coding sequence ATGGCAAGTGTATCCCTTCAGCACATCTACAAGGTCTACACCGGAAATGTGACCGCCGTCAGCGACTTCTGCCTGGACATCGAAGACAAAGAGTTTATCGTTCTTGTCGGACCTTCCGGCTGCGGTAAATCCACCACCCTGCGTATGGTCGCCGGCCTGGAAGAAATTTCCGACGGTGAACTGTATATCGGCGACAAACTGGTGAACGACGTGGCTCCCAAGGACCGCGACATCGCCATGGTTTTCCAGAACTACGCTCTGTATCCGCATATGACCGTGTTTGACAACATGGCTTTCGGTCTGAAACTGCGCAAGACCCCCAAGGATGAAATCAAGCGCCGCGTGGAAGAAGCCGCCAAGATCCTGGACATCGCCCACCTGCTGACCCGTAAGCCGAAGGCTCTGTCCGGCGGTCAGCGTCAGCGTGTTGCCCTGGGCCGTGCTATCGTCCGTGAGCCCAAGGTCTTCCTGTTTGACGAACCTCTGTCCAACCTGGACGCCAAGCTGCGTGTTGCGATGCGTACCGAAATCACCAAGCTGCATCAGAGACTGCAGACCACCTTCATCTACGTTACCCATGACCAGACCGAAGCTATGACCATGGCCAGCCGTATCGTTGTTATGAAGGACGGCGTTGTGCAGCAGGTGGATACCCCCCAGAACCTGTATGACTATCCGGCCAACGAGTTCGTCGCCGGCTTCATCGGCAGCCCCCAGATGAACTTCTTTAATGTGAAACTGGATCGTGAAGGCCAGGATGTCGTCGCCACCTTCGGTGACAACAAGATCGTTGTTCCGGAACAGAAAGTGGCCAAGTTCATTGATGAAAGCTACATCGGCAAGGAAGTTATCATGGGCATCCGTCCCGAAAACATCCATGATGATGAGCAGAAGCTGGCTGAGTTCGCTTCCGCTACCATCGATGTTGACGTTGAAGTGACAGAACTGATGGGTTCTGAAACCTACCTGTACCTGAGCACCACCGGCAAGGAAGGCAACATCATCGCCCGCGTTGATCCCCGTACTTCCAGCAAGGCCGGCCAGAAGATCAAGATCGCTCTGGATACCAACCACCTGCACTTCTTCGATAAGGAAACCGAAAAAACGATCCTCAACAAGTAA
- the coaD gene encoding pantetheine-phosphate adenylyltransferase, with product MVSCVFPGSFDPVTKGHMDVIGRASELFDHVTVTVMVNIAKKSAIPLEERIQLLKKACRKYPNVDVDSWDGLLADYMAEKKEKIVIRGVRNTPEYEQEITAACANKMLNSSVETILIPTDPALAGVSSSAVREIASFGGDISAFVPQTLIKDIETLLSKKTIK from the coding sequence ATGGTATCATGCGTTTTTCCCGGCTCCTTTGATCCTGTGACCAAAGGGCATATGGACGTGATCGGGAGAGCTTCAGAGCTGTTTGACCATGTTACCGTCACAGTCATGGTCAACATTGCCAAAAAGAGTGCCATACCGCTGGAAGAACGGATTCAGCTCCTGAAAAAAGCCTGCAGGAAATACCCCAATGTGGATGTGGACAGCTGGGACGGACTCCTTGCAGACTATATGGCTGAGAAAAAAGAAAAGATCGTTATCAGGGGTGTTCGGAACACACCTGAATATGAACAGGAAATAACTGCTGCCTGTGCAAACAAAATGCTGAACAGCTCAGTTGAAACCATACTGATTCCCACAGATCCCGCACTGGCAGGCGTTTCATCTTCCGCTGTACGTGAAATCGCCTCATTCGGCGGGGATATCAGCGCGTTTGTTCCCCAAACACTGATAAAGGATATAGAGACTCTGCTGTCGAAAAAGACAATAAAATAA
- the rsmD gene encoding 16S rRNA (guanine(966)-N(2))-methyltransferase RsmD produces the protein MRIIAGEARGRQIIAPEGRNTRPTLDRVRENIFNMLQAEVPGSRVLDLFAGSGALSLEAISRGAESAVMVDSDRKAHMVQKRNIETLRYTEKTRVLLYDWKRAVRILQEEGQIFDLVFLDPPYCMTDLRDVFASLIPITDADTLIVLEHESGKSITAADQYEVVRQKEWGFCAVSFYRLKT, from the coding sequence ATGCGAATCATTGCAGGTGAGGCACGCGGCAGGCAGATCATCGCGCCGGAAGGCCGTAACACCAGGCCCACCCTGGACCGGGTCCGGGAGAATATTTTCAATATGCTCCAGGCTGAGGTTCCCGGAAGCAGGGTGCTGGATCTTTTTGCCGGAAGCGGCGCGCTGAGCCTGGAGGCCATCAGCCGCGGCGCTGAGTCCGCTGTCATGGTGGATTCCGACCGTAAAGCCCATATGGTCCAGAAACGGAATATCGAAACCCTGCGGTACACCGAAAAGACGCGAGTCCTTTTGTATGACTGGAAAAGGGCCGTCAGGATCCTGCAGGAGGAAGGACAGATATTTGACCTTGTTTTCCTCGATCCGCCGTACTGCATGACAGACCTGCGCGATGTGTTTGCCTCACTGATCCCCATTACAGATGCTGATACACTTATTGTGCTGGAACATGAATCCGGTAAAAGCATCACCGCAGCGGATCAGTATGAGGTAGTCCGGCAGAAGGAATGGGGATTCTGTGCAGTTTCTTTTTACAGGCTTAAGACCTGA
- the alr gene encoding alanine racemase translates to MSVIQRNTRTIDLSAIENNMRAIRASVPPQAKVLAVVKADGYGHGAVETARAAIRGGAEMLAVAAVSEGIQLRKAGIEIPILVLGAVSPFDVQAGTEYSLIQTVCSPEMVYLCEETGDALGKQTEVHMKIDTGMGRIGVRNEEERDLVLKAAGDCPHVKITGVFTHFSDADGNEDGIAFTKEQYKKFLKLTESLPETVLRHCCNSAAIHRFPEMALDMVRAGISLYGYPPVPTETELKPCMTWTATVSYVKELPAGSFVSYGRTYQNDKPVRAATVTCGYADGYFRSCGKEGYVLIRGKRAKIIGRICMDQMMADVTDIDGVAAGDEVVLMGQSGNESIDAEEIASWTGTISYEILCSSAGRVDRQYFNHH, encoded by the coding sequence ATGTCTGTGATCCAGAGAAACACAAGGACAATTGATCTTTCGGCCATTGAAAACAACATGAGAGCCATCCGCGCCTCTGTTCCGCCCCAGGCCAAAGTGCTGGCGGTAGTGAAGGCGGACGGATACGGACACGGTGCCGTGGAAACTGCCCGCGCAGCCATCAGAGGCGGAGCGGAAATGCTTGCTGTTGCCGCGGTCAGCGAAGGGATACAGCTGCGGAAAGCGGGAATAGAGATCCCGATCCTTGTCCTCGGTGCCGTATCGCCTTTTGATGTACAGGCCGGAACAGAATACAGCCTGATCCAGACCGTCTGTTCTCCCGAAATGGTATACCTGTGTGAAGAAACGGGAGATGCCCTGGGAAAACAGACCGAAGTCCATATGAAAATCGATACGGGAATGGGACGCATCGGTGTCAGGAATGAGGAGGAACGTGATCTTGTCCTGAAAGCGGCAGGGGACTGTCCCCACGTAAAGATCACCGGTGTTTTTACACATTTTTCAGACGCTGACGGCAATGAAGACGGAATCGCCTTTACAAAAGAGCAGTATAAGAAATTTCTGAAGCTTACAGAATCCCTTCCGGAAACGGTCCTGCGGCACTGCTGCAACTCGGCAGCCATTCACAGGTTTCCGGAAATGGCCCTTGATATGGTACGGGCCGGAATCAGCCTTTACGGCTATCCGCCGGTACCGACGGAAACAGAACTGAAACCCTGTATGACATGGACCGCGACCGTCAGCTATGTCAAGGAACTGCCAGCCGGATCCTTTGTCAGCTATGGCAGAACATACCAAAATGACAAGCCCGTACGCGCCGCAACCGTAACCTGCGGTTATGCGGACGGATATTTCAGATCCTGCGGTAAAGAGGGATATGTACTTATCCGGGGTAAACGTGCTAAAATAATCGGCAGAATATGTATGGACCAGATGATGGCTGACGTTACCGACATTGACGGAGTCGCTGCCGGCGACGAGGTTGTCCTGATGGGTCAAAGCGGTAACGAATCCATTGACGCCGAGGAGATCGCGTCCTGGACGGGAACGATCAGCTACGAGATCCTGTGCAGTTCCGCCGGCCGCGTAGACAGACAATATTTCAATCATCATTGA
- the murC gene encoding UDP-N-acetylmuramate--L-alanine ligase, translating to MKTGHIRNIPGGRIHMIGIGGSSMSGLAEMLIDQGYTVTGSDRDETYLVHFVREKNAVVHIGHKAENVHGADLVVYSAAIRADNPERQEAERLGIPCIERAVLLGQLMEGYGKAVGICGAHGKTTVTSMLSQMLLENNMDPSIAIGGRLDAVGGSTRVGHSDIFVAEACEYNRSFLHLYPTIAVVLNIDADHLDCYKDIDEIEATFGQYLSLVPQSGAAIGNGDDERIRRLFSKLECETITFGFGKENDWYPENLQEDERGYASYDLYFRGQKAASVKMGVPGTFNVMNGMAAIAAAYRTGLDPEKAAETLSRFVGAHRRFELTDRIDGVDIYHDYGHNPAEMRNAVSIARKNCRGRLWAVMQPHTFSRVRTLFDQYLTCTEEADFTLVTDICAAREADPGDLNSGMITEGMKKNGINAVWTPSFDDTEAYLKSHWQPGDLVITMGCGDINLLNDQIHRHYTEEKAKKNVCDPEKHKDN from the coding sequence ATGAAAACCGGCCATATCAGGAATATTCCCGGCGGACGGATCCATATGATCGGCATTGGCGGCAGCAGCATGAGCGGCCTGGCTGAAATGCTGATCGACCAGGGATATACTGTCACAGGCAGTGACCGGGATGAAACGTATCTGGTCCACTTTGTCCGGGAAAAGAACGCGGTGGTTCATATCGGTCATAAAGCTGAAAACGTACACGGAGCCGACCTGGTTGTATATTCAGCGGCCATCAGGGCTGACAACCCTGAAAGGCAGGAGGCTGAACGGCTGGGGATTCCCTGTATCGAAAGGGCTGTGCTCCTCGGCCAGCTGATGGAAGGTTACGGTAAGGCAGTGGGCATCTGCGGTGCCCACGGGAAAACCACCGTGACGTCCATGCTCAGCCAGATGCTGCTGGAAAACAACATGGATCCCAGCATCGCCATCGGCGGCAGGCTTGACGCCGTGGGAGGCAGCACAAGGGTCGGACACAGCGATATATTTGTCGCGGAAGCATGTGAGTACAACAGAAGCTTCCTGCATCTGTACCCAACGATCGCGGTGGTGCTGAACATAGACGCGGATCATTTGGATTGTTACAAAGATATCGATGAGATCGAGGCTACGTTCGGGCAGTATCTTTCCCTTGTTCCCCAGAGCGGAGCTGCCATCGGCAACGGTGATGACGAACGTATCCGGCGTCTGTTCTCAAAGCTGGAATGTGAAACTATCACATTCGGCTTCGGAAAGGAAAATGACTGGTATCCTGAAAACCTTCAGGAAGATGAACGGGGATACGCTTCCTATGACCTGTATTTCCGCGGACAGAAAGCCGCGTCCGTGAAAATGGGCGTTCCCGGAACATTCAATGTGATGAACGGTATGGCAGCCATCGCGGCGGCTTACCGGACAGGACTGGATCCCGAAAAAGCCGCGGAAACACTTTCCAGGTTTGTCGGTGCACACCGGCGCTTCGAACTGACAGACAGAATAGACGGCGTGGATATTTACCACGATTACGGACATAATCCCGCTGAAATGAGGAACGCGGTTTCCATCGCCCGCAAAAACTGCAGAGGCAGGCTGTGGGCTGTGATGCAGCCCCATACCTTCAGCCGCGTCAGGACATTGTTTGACCAGTACCTGACCTGCACGGAAGAAGCGGATTTCACCCTTGTGACGGATATCTGCGCGGCCAGGGAAGCCGATCCGGGCGACCTGAACAGCGGTATGATCACGGAAGGAATGAAGAAGAACGGAATCAACGCCGTATGGACGCCTTCCTTTGATGATACGGAAGCCTATCTGAAATCCCACTGGCAGCCGGGTGATCTTGTCATTACGATGGGATGCGGTGATATCAACCTGCTGAACGACCAGATCCACCGGCATTATACAGAAGAGAAGGCGAAGAAAAATGTCTGTGATCCAGAGAAACACAAGGACAATTGA
- a CDS encoding YhbY family RNA-binding protein: MTGKQRAALRKMANPLETIIYIGKEGITDSVVKEVYDALEARELIKGCVQQGAPMDARSALTILCEKTGAEPIQFIGRRFVLYRPSRENPRITIE; this comes from the coding sequence ATGACAGGCAAGCAAAGAGCCGCCCTCAGGAAAATGGCGAATCCCCTCGAGACGATCATTTATATAGGTAAAGAGGGAATTACCGACAGCGTTGTGAAAGAGGTATATGACGCGCTGGAAGCCAGGGAACTGATCAAAGGCTGCGTTCAGCAGGGAGCCCCCATGGACGCCAGAAGTGCCCTGACGATCCTGTGTGAAAAAACCGGCGCCGAACCGATCCAGTTTATCGGACGCCGCTTTGTTCTGTATCGTCCGAGCCGCGAAAATCCGCGTATTACGATTGAATAA
- the obgE gene encoding GTPase ObgE — translation MGNFVDRVRITVKAGNGGNGSTSFHREKFVINGGPDGGDGGNGGDILIYADVNMHTLLDFRFKSKYTAENGEDGKANRCTGKRGDDLLIKVPVGTVIYDDQTDRVMADMDIPGETRLLLKGGKGGWGNQHFATPTRQAPNFAKPGIKTDIRTLRLELKTIADVGLIGYPNVGKSSILSVVTSARPKVGNYHFTTLTPNLGIVRRFGKDIVLADIPGLIEGASDGAGLGHDFLRHVERTRLLLHVVDISGSEGRDPIDDLDQINSELDRYGNLSEKPQIIVCNKTDLPGAEENLTRMRIIAEGMGVPVFAVSAATHQGFDELLDETARQLEELPPILHYHEEEIPEETVDRDAFEVTVEDGVYVVSGPGMDHLISSVNFDDQESLNWFHRTLRRTGVIDALKEAGAGEGSTVQIADMEFDFIE, via the coding sequence ATGGGTAACTTTGTTGACCGTGTAAGAATCACGGTAAAGGCCGGAAACGGCGGAAACGGATCCACTTCCTTCCACAGGGAAAAGTTTGTGATCAACGGAGGCCCTGACGGCGGTGACGGCGGTAACGGCGGAGATATCCTGATCTACGCGGACGTGAATATGCATACGCTGCTGGATTTCCGTTTCAAAAGCAAATATACCGCCGAAAACGGGGAGGACGGAAAGGCTAACCGCTGCACTGGAAAACGGGGAGATGACCTGCTGATCAAGGTTCCCGTCGGGACGGTCATCTATGATGACCAGACAGACCGCGTGATGGCGGATATGGATATACCCGGCGAAACCCGGCTGCTGCTGAAGGGCGGCAAGGGCGGATGGGGCAACCAGCACTTTGCCACACCCACAAGGCAGGCCCCCAATTTCGCCAAGCCCGGGATCAAAACAGATATCAGGACACTGCGGCTTGAACTGAAGACCATCGCCGACGTCGGACTGATCGGTTATCCCAATGTAGGGAAAAGCTCCATTCTGAGCGTTGTGACCAGCGCCCGACCGAAGGTGGGCAATTATCACTTTACAACCCTGACCCCTAATCTGGGCATTGTTCGTCGCTTCGGGAAAGACATCGTGCTGGCGGATATTCCCGGACTGATCGAAGGCGCTTCTGACGGAGCGGGCCTGGGACATGATTTCCTCCGCCATGTGGAAAGAACAAGGCTCCTGCTGCATGTGGTCGATATTTCCGGCAGTGAAGGCAGGGATCCGATCGATGATCTGGACCAGATCAATTCTGAACTGGACCGGTACGGAAACCTCAGCGAAAAACCCCAGATTATCGTGTGCAACAAAACAGATCTTCCGGGGGCTGAGGAAAACCTGACCAGGATGCGTATTATTGCTGAAGGAATGGGCGTTCCGGTATTCGCGGTCAGCGCCGCGACCCACCAGGGCTTTGACGAACTGCTGGATGAAACCGCAAGACAGCTGGAGGAACTTCCGCCTATCCTGCATTATCATGAAGAGGAGATCCCCGAGGAGACCGTCGACAGGGATGCCTTTGAAGTGACGGTTGAAGACGGCGTGTATGTTGTATCAGGTCCCGGCATGGATCACCTGATCAGCAGCGTCAATTTTGACGATCAGGAAAGCCTGAACTGGTTCCACCGCACCCTTCGCAGAACAGGCGTCATAGACGCCCTGAAGGAAGCCGGAGCCGGAGAAGGTTCCACGGTACAGATTGCCGATATGGAATTTGACTTTATCGAATGA
- a CDS encoding PFL family protein: MIETGEILQTMRMIQEENFDIRTITLGINLLDCSDPDPKRCADRVYDKICRVASNLVHTGQEIELEFGIPIVNKRISVTPVSMIAQGDPVPIAKALDRAAKEVGVNFLGGYSALMHKGATNADERLLASIPEVLSETSFLCSSVNVASTRAGINMNAVREMGQIIKKTAELTADSDGLGCAKLVVFANAVEDNPFMAGAFCGAGEPECAINVGVSGPGVVKVALESVKGEPFDVVAETIKRTAFKITRVGQLVAKEASKRMSIPFGIVDLSLAPTPARGDSVAHILTEMGLEYAGAPGTTAALALLNDAVKKGGIMASNHVGGLSGAFIPVSEDIGMIEAAAAGALTLEKLEAMTCVCSVGLDMIAVPGDTSAETISGIIADEAAIGMINNKTTAVRVIPAAGKKAGDTVEFGGLLGHAPVMPVNEFSNKDFIARGGRIPAPIHSMRN, encoded by the coding sequence ATGATAGAAACCGGAGAGATCCTCCAGACGATGCGGATGATCCAGGAGGAAAACTTTGATATCAGGACGATCACACTGGGTATCAACCTTCTGGACTGCTCCGATCCCGATCCGAAGCGCTGCGCGGACCGTGTATATGACAAGATCTGCAGGGTAGCTTCCAACCTTGTCCATACAGGACAGGAGATCGAACTCGAATTCGGGATTCCGATTGTCAACAAACGCATCAGCGTGACGCCTGTCAGTATGATCGCACAGGGAGATCCCGTGCCGATCGCGAAAGCGCTTGACCGTGCCGCCAAAGAAGTCGGCGTCAATTTCCTGGGCGGATATTCCGCACTGATGCATAAAGGCGCCACCAACGCGGATGAACGCCTGCTCGCGTCCATTCCGGAAGTCCTCAGTGAAACCAGTTTCCTGTGCTCCAGCGTCAACGTCGCGTCCACCCGTGCCGGAATCAATATGAACGCCGTCAGGGAAATGGGACAGATTATCAAGAAAACAGCCGAGCTGACTGCCGATTCTGACGGACTCGGATGCGCCAAGCTGGTTGTATTCGCCAACGCGGTGGAAGACAATCCTTTCATGGCCGGCGCGTTCTGCGGTGCCGGAGAACCCGAATGCGCCATCAACGTGGGCGTTTCCGGCCCCGGTGTTGTGAAAGTTGCGCTGGAAAGCGTAAAGGGAGAGCCCTTTGACGTTGTCGCCGAAACCATCAAACGCACTGCGTTCAAGATTACCCGTGTGGGACAGCTTGTTGCCAAGGAAGCCAGCAAGAGGATGAGTATCCCCTTCGGCATTGTGGACCTCAGCCTGGCACCGACTCCCGCAAGAGGCGATTCCGTAGCCCATATCCTGACCGAAATGGGACTGGAATATGCCGGAGCCCCGGGCACAACCGCGGCGCTTGCCCTGCTGAACGATGCCGTGAAAAAAGGCGGCATTATGGCCAGCAACCATGTGGGAGGACTCAGCGGAGCCTTTATTCCCGTCAGCGAGGATATCGGCATGATCGAAGCCGCGGCTGCCGGAGCACTGACGCTCGAAAAGCTGGAGGCCATGACCTGCGTATGCTCTGTCGGACTGGACATGATCGCGGTGCCGGGAGATACGTCCGCGGAAACCATCAGCGGTATTATCGCGGATGAAGCGGCTATCGGCATGATCAATAATAAAACGACCGCGGTACGCGTGATTCCCGCCGCGGGAAAAAAGGCGGGGGACACCGTGGAATTCGGCGGGCTGCTTGGACACGCGCCTGTGATGCCTGTCAATGAATTCAGCAATAAGGACTTTATTGCCAGGGGCGGGAGAATCCCCGCGCCGATCCACTCCATGAGAAACTGA
- a CDS encoding ACT domain-containing protein gives MTKALISVTGLDSTGIIARVATKLSEMNINILDITQTILGGYFTMMMVVDLDGAHLRFDEIDRELQPVRDELKMTIHIQRMDIFDAMHRI, from the coding sequence ATGACAAAAGCGCTGATTTCCGTGACAGGCCTTGATTCCACCGGCATTATAGCCCGGGTGGCCACAAAGCTCAGTGAGATGAATATCAATATCCTTGATATTACACAGACCATCCTGGGCGGTTATTTTACCATGATGATGGTTGTGGACCTGGACGGTGCCCATCTTCGCTTTGATGAGATAGACCGTGAGCTGCAGCCTGTACGGGACGAACTGAAAATGACCATCCATATCCAGCGTATGGATATTTTTGATGCCATGCACCGCATCTGA
- a CDS encoding Maf family protein, translating into MSGLVLASCSPRRSELLHRLGLSFRTDAPDVDEECSLPAPEAVSLLSRRKASACAVRNPGCTILAADTLVALEDKILGKPADADDAVRMLHLLSGRSHQVYTGVTVISPDGQILTGYDRTDVTFDTISDEEILSYVRSGDPLDKAGAYGLQGRAGMWITHISGSESSVIGLPLYLVRSLLTRSGFPLVREIDLNQTIKG; encoded by the coding sequence TTGTCTGGTCTGGTTCTCGCGTCCTGTTCCCCGCGCCGTAGTGAACTCCTTCACAGGCTCGGGTTATCCTTTCGGACAGACGCTCCTGATGTTGATGAGGAATGTTCCCTCCCGGCGCCGGAAGCTGTCAGTCTCCTGTCCCGCCGCAAAGCCTCTGCCTGCGCGGTGCGGAATCCCGGCTGCACGATTCTGGCGGCTGATACACTGGTGGCTTTGGAGGATAAAATTCTCGGCAAACCGGCGGACGCTGATGACGCTGTCCGGATGCTGCACCTTCTTTCGGGCCGCAGCCATCAGGTTTACACCGGTGTCACCGTCATTTCCCCGGACGGACAGATCCTGACCGGATACGACCGCACCGATGTCACATTTGACACCATATCGGATGAGGAGATCCTCTCCTATGTACGTTCCGGTGATCCCCTTGACAAAGCCGGAGCTTACGGCCTCCAGGGCCGCGCCGGTATGTGGATCACGCATATAAGCGGTTCGGAATCTTCTGTGATCGGCCTTCCCCTTTATCTGGTACGTTCCCTTCTCACCCGGTCCGGTTTTCCGCTCGTGCGGGAGATTGACCTGAATCAAACGATCAAAGGATGA
- a CDS encoding rod shape-determining protein: MPFLAPDIGIDLGTENINVYVRGRGIVISEPTLVVLSKENRNTIRAVGDEARFLYGRSPDTLIAVSPIRNGQVADFDIAELMFRYFIRKAVGVSYLGKPRIIISVPCGMDDVNRKALTEAIRMAGARHVFLIEKPFASAIGTGLPVYDPIGSLVVDIGAGTTDIAVISLGGLVVSQSVQVGGNKFNEAIADYLRRECNILIGSQTADNIKKDLASALPLNETRTIMVRGVNQLNTSAGTVSFTSDQAYDAVKNPCGAIVKAIRWVLERTPPELAADIMKSGIHLTGDGAKLFALDRYISESLGMPVLLARDPGDCCILGIGYLTENIQLVTPQDKRSRPSIKQ; the protein is encoded by the coding sequence ATGCCTTTTCTGGCTCCCGATATAGGAATTGACCTTGGCACTGAGAACATCAATGTTTATGTCCGCGGACGGGGTATCGTCATTTCCGAACCCACCCTTGTTGTGCTTTCAAAGGAAAACCGGAATACCATCCGTGCCGTGGGTGACGAAGCCCGGTTCCTCTACGGACGTTCTCCGGATACGCTGATTGCGGTCTCTCCGATCCGCAACGGCCAGGTGGCTGATTTTGACATTGCTGAGCTTATGTTCCGTTATTTTATCCGGAAAGCTGTCGGTGTTTCATACCTCGGAAAGCCCCGCATCATCATCTCCGTTCCCTGCGGAATGGATGACGTTAACCGGAAAGCGCTCACGGAGGCGATCCGGATGGCGGGAGCGCGGCATGTATTCCTGATCGAAAAGCCTTTTGCCTCTGCCATCGGTACAGGTCTGCCAGTCTACGATCCCATCGGAAGCCTTGTGGTGGATATCGGCGCCGGAACAACGGATATCGCTGTGATCTCCCTCGGCGGCCTGGTTGTCTCCCAGAGCGTCCAGGTGGGCGGCAATAAATTCAATGAAGCCATCGCCGATTATCTCCGCCGTGAATGCAACATCCTGATTGGCAGCCAGACAGCGGATAATATCAAGAAAGACCTGGCATCTGCACTTCCGCTGAATGAAACCCGCACCATCATGGTCCGCGGAGTCAATCAGCTGAACACATCCGCCGGAACGGTTTCCTTCACTTCAGACCAGGCCTATGACGCTGTAAAAAACCCCTGCGGTGCCATTGTCAAAGCCATCCGCTGGGTTCTGGAAAGAACGCCGCCTGAGCTGGCCGCTGATATTATGAAGAGCGGCATCCATCTGACCGGCGACGGAGCGAAGCTCTTTGCGCTGGACCGTTATATTTCCGAAAGCCTCGGTATGCCTGTGCTTCTGGCCCGTGATCCCGGAGACTGCTGCATTCTCGGTATCGGTTACCTGACCGAGAATATCCAGCTTGTCACACCGCAGGATAAACGCTCCAGGCCGTCAATCAAACAATGA